In Betaproteobacteria bacterium, the sequence GTTTCCGCAAGTCGAAGTGGCTGTGATCGTCTTCTCCGGGCTGGTCGCGTTTCTCCGTGTCCTACGTGGTTAACATTGCCCTTTGCTCTTGCACGAAGTGCACCGCCCGGTGCTAGGATTCGGCCAAGAGGAAAGAACATACGGGGAGGGAGCAATGCTGAGTTACGACGTGGTCGAATGGGGAAAGCCCCTTCAGAAGGCGGAGAAGGCGACGCCGAAGCCGGCCGGAACCGAAGTGCTGCTGAAGCTCAAATATTGCGGAGTCTGCCACAGCGACGTGCACATCCGCGAAGGCTATTTCGATCTGGGTGGAGGCAAACGCTTCAACATGAGCGATCGAGGGATGAATCCACCGGTGACGCTGGGACACGAGCCCTTCGGCACCGTAATTGCCGCGGGACCGGAGGCGAAGGATGTGCCGATCGGACAGGACCGGCTGGTGTGTCCGTGGATTGGCTGCGGAAAGTGCGCGCGCTGTCTGGAGGGGATGGACAATCATTGCATGGCGCCGCGCTGGATCGGCATTCAGCGTCCCGGCGGTTACGCCGATCATCTGCTGGTGCCGCATGCGAAATATCTGGTGGACGCGAGCGGGATCGATCCCATGTGGGCGGCGACGCTGTCCTGCTCCGGGCTGACGACTTATTCGGCCGTGGCGCAGTTGAAGCCCATCCCGCGCGATGAATGGGTGGCGGTATTCGGTGCAGGCGGCCTGGGCTTGATGGCGATCGAAATGCTCAAAGCCATCGGCCACGAACGCATCGTCGTCGTTGATATCGACGACAAGAAGCTCGAAGTGGCGAAGAAGGAAGGCGCCGCCGCGACAGTCAACGGACGCGATCCGGAGGCCCCGAAAAAACTTCTGGAAGCCGCCGGCGGCCCGTTGTATGGCGCAGTCGATCTGGTCGGTGCCGCAGACACAGCCACGCTCGCGCTGGGCGTCTTGCGCAAAGGCGGAAAGCTGATCGTGGTAGGACTTTACGGCGGAGAAATCCCGGTATCGCTCGTTGTGGTGGTGCAACGCGCCTGGAGAATCCAGGGATCCAGCGTCGGCAATGTCGCCGAGTTGAAGGAGGTCATCGCGCTGGCGCGTTCGGGGAAGATCAAGCCGATCCCGATCGAAAAGCGCCCGCTCTCGGAAGTGAGCCGTACGCTCGATCAGCTGAAGGCGGGAAGCATCGTCGGGCGGGTGGTGGCGTCGATCAACTGAGGCCGTCGGCGCCGGGATCGTTCGTCAGACGCTCAACAGCAGGACCTCGAGTTCGCGCAGGCTCAACGACCCATCGTGGTCCAGGTCGGCCTGGTCGAATTTGCTCAGCAACCGGGGATCTTCTTCACGCAGTTCATCCCTGCTGATCTTGCCGTCGGCGTTCAGGTCGATTTTCATCCAGATGGGCTGGACTTCGGCCGGCTGGTAGTGCTGCGCGGCAGTCAGCGGCGCCATGTTGGCGAGCAGCCCGAAGGAAACCAGCAACGCGCAGGCGACAAGCAGTTTGGGAAAATGCCGGGATTTGGCGTTTTGATTTTTCATTCTTTACCTCCAACAATGAACAACATGATGCATCCCGGTTCTCGCGCAGGCGATGCCTTTGGTCGTGCGTCATTACAAGCATCGTGCCAGCACCGCTGACCTGTTTTGATATCAGCGGGTTAAGGCGCGCAAGTCAGGCGGGAGCAGCGGAAAAACCGTCCAGACTGTAGCTGGATGGAGTCACTATTGCATGCAATCCGCAAAATGCTGTTGTTTTGAAGGAAAAGTTTCTGTCGCCGGTTGGGGACAGCGGGCGCTTGGGCCCTCGCGTCCGAGCATGCGCCGCGTCATTGGAATGAACGCGCAATGGCCTATTCTTATCCGGCAATGGCGCGAAACCTGGAGCGAAAAATCATGAGCCAAGAGCTCTGTTTCATCCCGGCGGCCGAATTGGCCCGCATGATCAGGGAGAAAACCGTCTCGCCGTTGGAGGTCATGCGCGAGACGATCGCGCGTGCCGAGGCCCTCAATCCACGGCTCAATGCGATCTGCACGCCGACATTCGATGCCGCGATCAAAGCCGCAAGCGAAGCGGAAGATGCGGTGATGCGAGGCCGTCCATTGGGAATCCTGCACGGCGTGCCGACCAGCATCAAGGATCTCGCGTTTACGCGCGGCGTGCGCACCATGAGCGGATCGCACATCCATCGCGACCGCATTCCGGATTTCGACCATCTGCACGTCGAGCGACTGCGCGCAGCCGGTGCGATCTCGATCGGCAAGACGACGGTCTCCGAATTCGGCTGGAGCGGCGTCAGTAACAGCCCGCTCACCGGCATCACGCACAATCCGTGGAAGCAGGGCATGAATGCCGGTGCATCCAGCGCCGGCGCGGCCGTCTGTGCGGCGGCGGGGATCGGGCCGATTCATCAAGGATCGGATGGCGCCGGTTCGGTGCGCATGCCGGCCGCGTTCTGCGGCATTTACGGAATCAAGCCCTCGCATGGGCGAGTGCCTTACTGGCCGACGCCGGCGAACGGCCTGATCTCGCATGTCGGGCCGCTGACGCGCACGGTTGCCGACGCCGCATTGATGTTGCAGGCGATGGCGGGTCCCGACGATCGCGACATGACCAGCCTCGAATCCCCGCCAGACGATTTCGTCGGGCGTCTCGACGAAGGCATTGCCGGGCTGAAGGTCGCCTACAGTCCGGACCTCGGTTATCTGAAGGTGGATGCGGAAGTCGCCGGGCCGGTCCGCAAAGCGGCGGCTGCATTCGAGGAACTCGGCTGCAAAGTCGAGGAGATCAAGCCGGGCTGGGACAATCCGATCGAAATGGAGCACATGCATTTCTCGGCGAACTTCAGCAGCCGACTCGGTCCGTTGCTCGATGAATGGGAGGACCGCATGGACGCCGGATTGGTCGCGCTGGTGAAGCACGGCATGAAATTCAGCGCCGCGGAATATTGCCGGCTCGATGAGAAGCGACTGGCGCTGTACGACAAGGTGCGCGCGCTGTTCGAGCGTTACGATCTGTTGTTGACGCCGACGTTGTCGGTCGCTGCATTTCCCGCCGATCATCTGATTCCGCCGCACTGGGAACAGCATCCGTGGGACTGGATGCGCTGGGCCGGCTTCAGCTATCCCTTCAATCTCACCTGGTTGCCGGCGGCGACATGCCCCTGCGGCTTTACGCGGGCCGGATTGCCGATCGGATTGCAAATCGTGGCGAGCCGGCATCGCGATCTGCGGGTGCTGCAGGCTTCGCGCGCGTTCGAGCGCGTCCGCCCATGGGCGCAACATCGCCCGCCCTGCTGATCTTTCACTCAACTGGAGGTTAACATGCCGACCGACGCGGACTTGCCTGTCGTCCACAATACCGCGGCAAAGCGCTTCGAAATCACTCTCGATGGCAAGATCGCATTCTCCAAATATCTCCTCGTCGGCGAAAAGATCATTGTCGAGCACACCGAGGTTCCGATTGAGCTGGAAGGAAAAGGCATCGCCAGCCGGATTGTGCGCACGGCGCTGGATTACGCGCGTGCGCAGCAACTCAAGGTCATGCCGCTGTGCCCGTTCACCGCGGGCTTCATCCATCGGCATCCCGAGTACCAGGACCTGGTATTGGAGGGTTATCGATACTGAACGCCGGACCGGGCTGGAAGCTGTCAGTCGATAGTGGCCAGGTGATGGCGCTGCGCAAATTGCAGAACCTGCGGCATGAATGCTCGGAAATCCGATTCAAGTTCGCCGTAGTGCTCCACCAGTTCATCGGCTGAGTTCAGCAACCGATTCTCGCGTTTCAGCCGCCGACCCATGCGATCGAGCGCGGTGTGGATCGAACCGACTTCTGCATAGGACGCGAGCCAATTCCATTGCGCCATCTTCGGCGCCATCTGCTGAAGTCTTTCCGGGAGCATCGCGTGCTGCCGATCGAGGATCGCATAAATCCTGGCGGTGAATGCGTCGAGCGGTTCATCATGGAATTCGCGCCAGTGCCTGGCCAGGAAATGATCGTAGAACATGTCGATCATGATGCCGGCGTAGCGGCGGCGCCCGGCACTGACTCGCGATTTGCTCCGCAGCACCACGGGGTGCGCGTCGGTGAAGCTGTCTATCTTCCTGTGCAGCGCGATTGCCCGCGTGATGTCCTCGCCATAGCGCCCGTCCAGCGGCCCCTTCACGAAATCGCCCAGCAGGCTGCCCAGCCATGCCTCTTCGGTCGGCTCGGACAGGTACAGATGGGCGAGGTAGTTCAAGGGCTGTGAATGGTGATTGGTAATTAGTAATTGGGAAAGACAGGACTTCCAGGAATCATCTCCAAAGCAATCATCTAACTGCAGTCACCAGTCACCAGTCACCAGTCACCAGTCACCAGTCACCAGTCACCAGTCACCAGTCACCAGTCACCAGTCACCAGTCACCAGTCACCAGTCACCAGTCACCAGTCACCAGTCAGTCAGGTTGAGCAGCGCGCGCACGCCGAGCTTCATTGCCGAGTCCTCGACAAAAAACCGCGACGAATGGTTGTAGGCAACCTTGCTCATGTCGGTGCCCTTCGGCGATCCGCCGAGGAAGATGAACAGTCCGGGGGACTGTTGCGCGAAAAACGAAAAGTCTTCGGAGCCGGTTACCTTCGGGCGCAACTTCACGTTCGACTCACCGGCAACGCGCTGCAGCGTCGGCAGCATGCGCTCGGTCAGTGCCTGATCGTTGATGGTCACATCGTAAGGTTTCTCTATCGTCACCGTGGCGGTTGCACCGGAAGCGGCTGCAATGCTCTCGACGGTCAGCTTCACGCGCTTGTGGATGTCGTCGCGCATCTTCTCGTCGAAGGTGCGGATCGTGCCGACCATTTCCACCTTGTCCGGAATGATGTTGAAACGGTTGCCGCCGTCGATGCCGCCGATGGTAATGACGGCCGGCTCCTGCGTGACGTTGATCTGGCGGCTGACGATGGTCTGCAGTCCGAGCACGATCTGTGAGGCGGCCACGATCGGATCCACTCCGGTCCAGGGCGCGGAGCCGTGGGTGGTGCGTCCGTGCACGGTAATGCGCAGGATGTCCATCGCCGCCATGAAGGGTCCCGCGCGATAACCGATGATGCCGGTTTCGGCTGCGGACGTGATGTGCAGACCGAAGACGACGTCGGGATGCGGATTTTCCATCGCGCCCTGTTTCACCATCAGCGCGGCGCCGCCGTCCTCGCCGGGCGGGGGGCTTTCCTCGGCGGGCTGAAACAGGAATTTGACCGTGCCGGGCAGCTGATCCCTGACCTTCGACAGCGCCTCGGCGACGCCCATCAGAATGGCGACATGCGTGTCATGGCCGCAGGCATGCATGACACCGGTGTCCTTGCCGGCCCAGGTGGTTTTCACTTTCGACGCAAAGGGCAGATCGACTTCCTCGGTCACCGGCAGCGCATCCATGTCCGCACGCAGCGCGACGACCGGACCAGGCTTGCCACCCTTCAGCAGTGCCACGATGCCGGTGTGCGCCACGCCGGTCTGGACTTCGAATCCAAGCGCCCTGAGATGTCCGGCAACGATGCCCGAAGTGCGGAATTCGCGGTTGCCGAGTTCGGGATTCTGGTGGATGTCATGCCGCCATTCGATCACTTTGGGTTCGAGCTGGTCGGCCAGCCGGTCGAGATCGGTTCTGATGTCGGCCGCGAAACCGCCGGCGGAAAGAATCGTCAGGAGGCCGGCGACAAAGCATGGCGCGTAACGCATGAACATCTCCTTGCTGATGCGGTTGGTTTCGCGAAGTTTGGTGCCGCGGGCGGCGTGAGTCAATCGTACCTGCGGCCGAACGTGTATAAATGGCTGCGATACGCCCCCCCACATTTCCAGACCAGGTAAAAACGTGAACCAGGCAGACGCGTTATATCCGTGCAGTTTCGTCATCTTCGGCGCCACCGGCCATCTGGCGGCAACCAAGCTCCTGCCGGCGCTGTACCGGCTGGAATTGGCAAAGCGGCTGCCCGATGTCACCAACTTTGTCGCTTTCGCAAGGCGGGAATGGAATGACGCCGCATGGGCAGCACACATGGAGCAGGCGCTGCGACAAAAGCTCGGGGCGCAGTTCACACCCGAGTGCTTTGCCCGGTTCGCTTCGCGCTTCAGCTACGTTCGCGGTGACCTGCAGGAGGTGCAAGCCTACCCGCGTCTGCTGGAAGAACTGGGCAAACCGAAGACCGGGGTGTGCTCGAACATCGTGTTCTATCTGGCCGTCAAACCCGAGGACTTCGGCGCCATCGTCGACAATCTGGCGGCCACCGGCTTGAATCGCCCGCGCGGCCTGCACCGCATTGTCGTGGAGAAACCCTTTGGCGAGGATATCGAGAGTGCGCAGCGGCTCAATCAGCTGTTGCACCGGCACTTTGACGAGCAGCAGATCTACCGCATCGACCATTACCTGGCCAAGGAGAGCGTGCAAAACCTGCTGGTATTCCGTTTCGCCAATCTGATGATCGAGCCGCTGTGGAACCGCAATTTCGTGGACCATGTGCAGATCACGGTCGGCGAGCAGGCCGGCATCGAGACTCGCGCCGACTACTACGACAAGGCGGGTGCCATGCGCGACATGCTGCAGAACCATCTGATGCAGCTGTTCACGCTGGTGGCGATGGAACCGCCGGCCGCGTTGGAGGCCGACACGCTGCGCGACGAAAAAGTGAAAGTGCTGCGCTCCATCCGCCCGATTTCCCGGGACGCGGTCCATGCACACGCCGTGCGTGCTCAATATGGTCACGGTACCGTGGAGGGCGGGCAGGTACCCGGCTATCACGGCGAAGCCGGTGTCGGCAAGGATTCGACTACCGAAACCTACATCGCCGCCAAATTCTTCATCGACAACTGGCGCTGGCGCGGTGTGCCATTCTATCTGCGCACCGGCAAACGACTGGCGAAACAGATGTCGATGATCGCCCTGCGTTTCCGCGACCCGCCACAGCAGTTATTCCGCGAGACCCCGCTGGAAAACATGACGCCGAACTGGATACTCCTCAGTCTGCAGCCCAACGAAAGCATGCACCTGGAAATTCATGCCAAGCAGCCGGGGCTGGGCATGCATACCCGTGTAATCCAGATGAATGCCGGCTATCGGCAGGATCACGATCCCCAGCCGGACGCCTACGAAGCACTGCTCTCCGACATCATTCGCGGTGATGCCACCAACTTCATCCGCTTCGATGAAGTGGAATGGGCATGGCGGGTAGTGGACCCGATCCTGAAGTTCTGGGCACAGGAGCGGGACTTCGTTCATGCGTATCCCGCCGGCAGTTGGGGACCGGAGGAAGCCAATCGACTGTTCGAGAATGCAGACCAGGCGTGGCGCGACCAGGTCTGAGCGGACGGAACAGTTCACGATCAGCTTGTAGTCCACCGCAGCCCGAGAAGATACTTGGGATTTAGGGGAAAAGAATATCCGGTACTGCGTACTGACAACACGCAGTATTTCGCTACGCGAGCCTTCTTAGAAGCGCCGGCACTTCCTCCGGGGGCACCGGGGGACTGAAAAGAAAGCCCTGCATTTCATCGCACTCCAAATGGCGCAACAGCGCGGACTGGGCTTCGGTTTCCACGCCTTCGGCGACGACCCGCAGTTTCAGCGTATGGGCGAGCGAGATCACCGAGTTGACGATGTTCAGGCTTTCCTCGTTCTGCGTCATGCCGACAATAAAGCTGCGGTCGATTTTCAGGGAATGGATCGGAAGCCTGGCGATGTAGGCGAGGGAGGAATAACCGGTGCCGAAATCATCGATGTAAGTCTCCACGCCGAGGCCGCGGATCGTTTGCAGTTTCGGGATGATGGCATCGACATTTTCCATGATCACGCTTTCCGTGATCTCCAGGTCCAGTGCTCCGCCGGCGGCCTGCGTTTCGTCCGCCGCCCCCTTTACCTTTGCGACGAAATCCTTCTGCCGCAATTGAATCGGAGACACGTTCACCGCGACGCGAGGCGGCTTCAGCCCGTGGTTTGTCCATAGCCTGCATTCCACGGCAACCTGGGACAGAGCCCAGTTCCCCGCGTCCAGAATCATCCCGGTCTGTTCCATGATCGGAATGAATTTCCCGGGCGGAACCAAACCGGATTCCGGATCCCGCCACCGCATCAGGGCTTCCATTCCGGTGATTTTCCCCGTCTTGAGGTCGATCTTGGGCTGGTACCAGAGCACGAGTTCCTGATTGGCGATGGCGCGCCGCAATCGGGTCTCGAGCCTGAGGGATTCCGCTACTCGGGCGTTCATTTCGGGTCCGTAGAACAGGAAAGGCGCGCTCTGGGCCTTGGCAAGACGGAGCGCCGCCTCGGCGTTCGCGAACAGCGCTTCGGCATTCTCCCCATCGTCCGGGAACATCGCGATCCCCGCCGTGGCGGAGATGCGCAATTCCTCGCCGCTTACGGTGAATGGGCGCTCGAACCATTCGCGGTTGCGGGATTCCAGGGCATGAGCAACATCCGGCGAATCCGAGATGCCGGAAATCGCCAGAGCGAAGCGATTGGAACTGACCCTGGCCAGCGAGTCCCGGTCCCGGACCGTGCTGTTCAGCCTCTCGGCGACCGCTGCCAGCAACGCGTCGCCGGATTGTCTGCCCAGCGTGTCGTTGACTTGACGGAAGCGGTCCAAATCGATCAATAGCAGCGCCACGTTCGAGCCGTCGCGCGCGGCTGAGCCGAGCTGGTGTGTCAGTCTGTCGAAGAACAAGCTGCGATTGGGCAGCCCGGTCAACGCATCGTAGTAGGCGAGATAATCGACCTTCTCTTCCTTGGCGATGAACTCCAGGCCGAACGAAATGTCCCCGGCCAGCTCGTTCAGCAGTTTTATTTCCTCGTCGTCGAAGAAGTTTCGCTCCGACGCGTACAGCGTAAGGATGCCGAACGTCTCTCTCTCCACGACCAGCGGCAGCACGATGACCGATTTCGCGCCCAACTCGATGGCGGCCCGTCTGACCTTCAATGTGTCCGGCTCATGTTCAGCGTCCATTAACCCGGGCGCATCCTCTATGACGTTGTCAGTGGCTGAATGTTTTTCCCGCAGCGCGACTTCCGCGGTACCCGCCGGCACGAGTCCAACCGCGCCATTAAAAAAGGCGCTGCCAGCACCCGAATTCTCAGGCAGGCCCGCCTGGGCGACAGCCATCAGCTTCCCGGTCGCATGGTCCAGCACCGCAATCCAGCCCAGACTGAAGTGGCCATGCTCTACAATGATTCGGCACGCTTCCTGAAACAGTTCACCGCGATCGCGGATGCGAACGATCACCGCGTTGATGCCGCTCAATACCGCATGGATCCGGCTCAAGCGGGAGATTTTTAGTTCTTGTGCGCGGCGATCGGTGATGTCGCGGATGATCAACTGGATCATGCCGTTGTCGAGCATCTTGATACTGACCTCGGCGGGAAAGGCGGAGCCGTCTTTCCGGCGCATCATGCGCTCGATCCGCAAAACTTTCCCGGCGCGAACCTGTTCCAGCCGCTCGCCATACATCTGCCGTTCTTCCTCCAGATAGGTCTGCCATCCGTTCATGCCGAGCAGCTCGCTCTCGGTATAACCCAGAAGTTCGCAAGCGGTGGTGTTTACGAGAATGTAGTTGCCGTGAATATTTGTGATTACGATGCCGTCCGTAGCCTGCTCGATGAGTTGCCGGTACTTGGCCTCGCTTTCCTGCAATCGATGCTCGGCCAGCTTGCGCTCGGTGATGTCGTCCGAAATTCCCGCGATTCGGACGATCCGCCCCTCGTCGTCGAAGACCGGAAACGCCTTGTCGCTGATCCATCGGACCGAGCCGTCGGGCCGCACGATGCGATACTCCTCCACATACCCGCTGCGGTGTGCCGATCTCTCGATGACTTCGAGCATTCTTGGGCGATCTTCCGGATGGATGAAAGCGAACCACTCCGCGACCATGTTGGAAAGATCCTCTTTGCTTCGCCCCCATATTTCTTCGTGCGCCGGGCTGACGTAAAGCGCCTTCATGTAGGTGGGATCGGTCAGCCAGAAGGCCTCCTTGATGTTCTCCGCCATTTGGCGGAATCGCTCATCGCTCGCCCGCAACTCCGCTGCCGCGCGTTCGCGCTCGGTCACGTCCCGGATGAAGGCAGCGAACACCGGCTTGCCGCCGATCGTCATGTGGCTGAACGCGAGCTCCACCAGGAACTCATGACCGTCGCGGTGCAGTGCCGGCACCTGGGTGCCGCGCCAGTTCAACGTCTTGACGAGGGTTGCAAGGTAGCGTTTGAACCCTTGCCGGTGCGCCTGCCGCAGGCGTTCCGGCTGGATCACGGCAAGGTCCTGTCCCGCCAGTTCAGCGGCGTCGTAGCCGAAGATTTCCTTGACCGCGGGATTCGCGTATTGGATCCGGCTGTCGGAGTCCAGTAGAACGACTGCGTCGGTTGTGGTCTCCCAGAGCAGACGGAACCTCTCTTCGCTTCCTGCGAGCGCCTGTTCCGCCTCACGGTAGGCGAGGCGATCCTTCTGCTCGCGCATCGCGCGCTGCACAGCGGACGGCAGCCTGGTCAGGTTGGTCTTGAGGATATAGTCGGTGGCCCCGCATTTCAGGGATTCGATTGCCGTTTCCTCGCCGATGGTGCCCGAGATGAGAATGCAGGGAGTGTCAGGGGAAAATTCCTTTGCGATCGCCAATGCAGCCAGGCCGCTGAATCCGGGCAGGGTGAAGTCACAGAGAACGACATCCGGAGCGAAATCGCGAAGTTCGTGAATGAAATCCTCGCGGGTCTCCACCCGGCGGGAAACGCATGCGATCCCCGAATGCTTCAACTCGCGCATTACGAGTTCGGCGTCAACCGCTGCGTCTTCCATCATCAGGATTTTGAGCTCTCTTTCCATGGCGACGTGTGTTCCCTGACGGGGAGTCTCCCGGGTTAGCGATCTCAGGCGGACTTGAAAGAATTTCTCACGCTTGAATGACAGTACCCGCCGGCGCTCGTTCTTTATGTTAGCGGTCTTTCCGCTCGCGATGCCGGCGACGGGTGCTACTCGTACAATTTTAGGCGAAAGGACAGAAATTTCTGCCGATATCGGAGCAGACGCCGCGATCTGATGTGACTTGGCAATCTTAAAACATGCTCATGACGGCGGACTAAAAAGCAGGAACTGTGTCGTGCCGCATCGCAATAAGCCTACAGTGCGATGCCGGTGTGATGCGGTCGCGGATTGCGGAATAGGCGGGTGGCGCTGCGTCGCAGCATGGAGATGCCGGCGGAAAGCGAACAGGAACTATCAGGTTGTTCGAGTCAATTTCCCAAGCTGTGTCGCCTGCTCGTCCGTTTCCACCCCTTCAGCTATAACCGTCAGCTTCAGTGTATGCGCTAGGGATATCGCAGAGCTGACGATAGCGAGGCTCTCCTGGTTCTGGGTCATGCCCACAACGAAACTGCGATCGATCATGAGCGCGTGGATAGGTAGACTCGCGACATAGGCCAGCGAGGAATATCCGGTACCGAAATCGTCCACTGAAATTCGCACATCCAGGCCGCGTATCGCCTGAAGTGTGGAAACGTCTACCGCGATGCGCAGCTTGTTTTCCAGCGCGAGTGTTTCCGCAACTTTTGCGTTCATTTCCGGCGCGTAAAATACGAATTTCTCGCCGCGCGTGTAGTCGCGCGGCGACAGTGGCAAACACACCGTGGCTCGGCGGCTTGGCATTCGATGCTGACGGATTTGTCGTCGGCCGCCAACAAAGACGCGCAGATTGCGCGCCTCACGCCCCGTCGATGAACGAATTTCCATCTGGTATGTCTCTTGCAAATGATTGCGTGTCGTCGCCCAGGTGCTCGCGTTGCGTACATCCTCAGAAGAGAAGGATAGGGCGGATGCGTTCGAGACGACTCGCAGCAATCGACGTGGAGGCGCCGTGGATCTGGTAAGTCATAACGAATTCGTGGTCGAGGATTTCACCCCCTCTACCGCGGTTGGCAAAGTGCTCGGCAATTTCGCCGTGCCGCTTGGCCTGTGGGGAATTGCGCTGCTGCTGGCCGGACACGCAACTCTTCCCGACTATCTGTCGGGGCTCAAAATTCACGGACCTTACCTGGTGCTGACGAGCGGACTCTTGCTCAGTCTCGCCTTCAGGCGTGGTCGCGCCTTTTTTGTCCTGCTCTCCTTCACGCTTGCCTATTTCGCGTTCGTGTTCTTTCTCGAACGCGAGAATGCAGGTCTCATGTCGCGCACCGTCTACGCGGCGATCTGTGTATTTGTACCGCTCAACATCGCGATCTTTACGTTGCTGCGCGAGCGCGGGGCATTGAACGTGCCGGGGTTGCGCCGGCTGTCGTTGCCACTGATCGAAGTCGGTGCCGTCGCCGCCATGGTGCTCGCCGATGCGAGCGAATTCACCGATGTACTGTACCAGCCGATCATCGAACACGCATCGCTCACAGGCATTCAGATTCCCCAGTGGGGTATTGCCTGCACGGTTGCGGCCGTGATCATTGCAGCAACATGCGCGGTATTGCGTGGTTCGGTGATTGACGCTGCGTTCGCCGCCGCAGCCGCGTCTTTCGCGCTGGCCTGTAACAGTTTGCCGTGGCCGGGTTTGTTCCTTTGGTTTTGCACGATCGCGGGAGTGATCGTGGCTGCTGCGGTCGTGCAGGACTCTCATCGCATGGCGTTTTATGACGAATTGACCGGTTTGCCGGGGCGTCGCGCGTTGAACGAGCGCCTGGGGTCTCTCGACCGCAGTTTTACGCTGGCAATGGTGGATATCGATCACTTCAAGGCATTTAATGACACCTGGGGCCACGATGTCGGCGATCAGGTCCTGAAGCTGGTGGCCGCGCAACTGCAGCGGGTGGGCGGCGGCGGCACCGCGTACCGATATGGCGGGGAAGAATTCACCATCGTTTTCCCGGGACGGCGCGCGATCAGCGTCATGCAGCATCTCGAATCCCTGCGCAAAAAAATCGAAAGCTACAAGCTGATGCTCCGCGAGAACGGGCGCCCACGCCGTCCCAGGTCGGGCAAGGCCATGCCTACCGCTAGCGGTGCAAACAAATGGATTTCGGTGACCATCAGCACTGGCGTTGCGGAGAGAGGAGACCGCCTGGATGTGCCCGAGGTGGTGCTCGCAGCGGCCGACAAGGCGCTTTACCGCGCCAAGACCGACGGACGCAACAGGGTCAGCCGCTGATTCGACATCTGCAATTGAAACATGGCCGATTCCCCCGGTCACTCGGGGTGTCATGGACTCTTACAAATCGGCGCTTTACAGCAGGCACTTTCAGGACCACAATTTTTCCTGGCGCCCGGGACTGGGTTTCATTCGCTTGGTGACGGCGATAGTAAGGCGATTATGACCGCCTTGACGTGTACGGACCCGATGTTGCATCAGGGGTTCCGTCAGTAATTCCCTCCCACCTTGAGAGCCCTGTCGGGGTTCAGCCGCGGTCTTCATGGTTGCGGCCACAAATTGGACGACAGGCCCGGCGCCTCATCCTTCTGCGTGCGCGATATCGGCGCGGCGCACGGCAAGCGCGTTACAATCCCGGTCTGATCGTTCCGAGGATATCCAATGAAACGTTTTATCGCGGTTTTTGCTTTTCTATTGCCGCTCGCTGCATGGGCGGGTATGGACGAAGGCATAGAAGCCTATACAACCGGGGACTACCCTAAGGCGCTCACCGAGTTTCAGGCGCTGGCGGACCAAGGCAATGTGGATGGGCAATATTTTCTCGGGCTCATTTATCACAACGGTTTCGGCGTGAAGCGTGACCAGGCCGAGGCCGCCAGATGGTTCCTGAAGGCGGCGCAGCAGGGCGATGCGCGTTCCCAGTATTACGCGGGGATCATGTATGCGGCGGGACAGGGCGTGGCCAAGGATTTACCGGCGGCTGACATGTGGTTGTCGCTGTCGGCCGCCAATCCGAAGAGCAGCTACCGCGATTCCCTCTATACCAGAGAGGAGATCAGCAAGATCGAAAAGAAGATGACGCCCGAGCAG encodes:
- a CDS encoding amidase, coding for MMSQELCFIPAAELARMIREKTVSPLEVMRETIARAEALNPRLNAICTPTFDAAIKAASEAEDAVMRGRPLGILHGVPTSIKDLAFTRGVRTMSGSHIHRDRIPDFDHLHVERLRAAGAISIGKTTVSEFGWSGVSNSPLTGITHNPWKQGMNAGASSAGAAVCAAAGIGPIHQGSDGAGSVRMPAAFCGIYGIKPSHGRVPYWPTPANGLISHVGPLTRTVADAALMLQAMAGPDDRDMTSLESPPDDFVGRLDEGIAGLKVAYSPDLGYLKVDAEVAGPVRKAAAAFEELGCKVEEIKPGWDNPIEMEHMHFSANFSSRLGPLLDEWEDRMDAGLVALVKHGMKFSAAEYCRLDEKRLALYDKVRALFERYDLLLTPTLSVAAFPADHLIPPHWEQHPWDWMRWAGFSYPFNLTWLPAATCPCGFTRAGLPIGLQIVASRHRDLRVLQASRAFERVRPWAQHRPPC
- a CDS encoding alcohol dehydrogenase catalytic domain-containing protein, yielding MLSYDVVEWGKPLQKAEKATPKPAGTEVLLKLKYCGVCHSDVHIREGYFDLGGGKRFNMSDRGMNPPVTLGHEPFGTVIAAGPEAKDVPIGQDRLVCPWIGCGKCARCLEGMDNHCMAPRWIGIQRPGGYADHLLVPHAKYLVDASGIDPMWAATLSCSGLTTYSAVAQLKPIPRDEWVAVFGAGGLGLMAIEMLKAIGHERIVVVDIDDKKLEVAKKEGAAATVNGRDPEAPKKLLEAAGGPLYGAVDLVGAADTATLALGVLRKGGKLIVVGLYGGEIPVSLVVVVQRAWRIQGSSVGNVAELKEVIALARSGKIKPIPIEKRPLSEVSRTLDQLKAGSIVGRVVASIN
- a CDS encoding DUF479 domain-containing protein, which encodes MNYLAHLYLSEPTEEAWLGSLLGDFVKGPLDGRYGEDITRAIALHRKIDSFTDAHPVVLRSKSRVSAGRRRYAGIMIDMFYDHFLARHWREFHDEPLDAFTARIYAILDRQHAMLPERLQQMAPKMAQWNWLASYAEVGSIHTALDRMGRRLKRENRLLNSADELVEHYGELESDFRAFMPQVLQFAQRHHLATID
- a CDS encoding amidohydrolase, which translates into the protein MFMRYAPCFVAGLLTILSAGGFAADIRTDLDRLADQLEPKVIEWRHDIHQNPELGNREFRTSGIVAGHLRALGFEVQTGVAHTGIVALLKGGKPGPVVALRADMDALPVTEEVDLPFASKVKTTWAGKDTGVMHACGHDTHVAILMGVAEALSKVRDQLPGTVKFLFQPAEESPPPGEDGGAALMVKQGAMENPHPDVVFGLHITSAAETGIIGYRAGPFMAAMDILRITVHGRTTHGSAPWTGVDPIVAASQIVLGLQTIVSRQINVTQEPAVITIGGIDGGNRFNIIPDKVEMVGTIRTFDEKMRDDIHKRVKLTVESIAAASGATATVTIEKPYDVTINDQALTERMLPTLQRVAGESNVKLRPKVTGSEDFSFFAQQSPGLFIFLGGSPKGTDMSKVAYNHSSRFFVEDSAMKLGVRALLNLTDW
- a CDS encoding N-acetyltransferase is translated as MPTDADLPVVHNTAAKRFEITLDGKIAFSKYLLVGEKIIVEHTEVPIELEGKGIASRIVRTALDYARAQQLKVMPLCPFTAGFIHRHPEYQDLVLEGYRY